tttgcaaactatttgCCTAACAAAGGATTAGCAAGAATGCATACCGTACTCAATTCGATATCAAAATAACACATAATCTGAtcaaaaacatgggaaaatgatatgaacagacatttcttcaaagatatacaaatggccaagttATGAAAAAATGCCAACCATCATTaatcatctgcaaaatgaaaatcaaaagcacAATGAGACATGATATTTCACCCTAGTTAGAAGAGCTATTATCAAGAAGAttaaaaactgggctggggttatggcttagtggtagagcacttgcctagtacacttgaggcactgggttcgattctcagcaccacatgtaaataaaaaacaattaattttttaaaaaaagaagataaaaattttaaaatgctggtgaagatgcaGAGAAAAGAGAACTCACACACAGTGGAAATTTAAATTGGTACAACTTTAATGGAAAGCAGTCCCCAAAAGAAAGAATGGTTATGtacctaaagaaaaatataattggtAAGTCAAAGAGACACCTGAaccccatgtttattgcagcactattcaaaGCAACCAAGACATACAATCAACCAATGTGTCCACTgatgaaaaaagaataaacaaactgtggtatataaacacacaatcaaatattattcaaccataaaaagaatgaactcCTATTTTTGCAGTTAAcattgatggaactggaggactGTTACAAATAAGGCAGACTATTAATACTACACAGAAtcccataaatacataaaattattacatatcaactaaacattttcaggaaaaagaaactgACCAAAATAATCTATAATCCAAGACTTTAAATCACAACTTACTAAAACAAATGACTAGGATATAACTTATGCTTGGACTGATTAAAAAGTATTAGGAaggtaaattctttttttttttttttccgatactggggattgaagcctgggccacctaaccactgagccacatccctatccactatctccttttttatattttatttagagacaaagtctagTTGCtaaggacctcactaaattgctaatgctggctttgaactcataatcctcctgcttcagcctcccacaccattgggattatagttgtgtgaCACTGGGCCCAGCTATGGAGGTAAATTATTTCTATCAGGAtaacttttaatcttaaaacaaCTCTCAcccttgaaaaaacaaaaactttaaaatcagaaaatgaacaTTAAGAAGGCTGAGTAGGAGCTaggaacatagctcagttggtagagtactttccttgcatgcacaaggtcctgggttcaatccccagcaccaaaaaaaaaaaaaagaagccaccTGTGTGGGGCAGGTGACAGGGAAGAAGGCTAGTGAATTAGTAACGTTTTCATCTTTTGTGCTCCTCTTACATTAGTGATAGTATGTTCCAAATTCTATGTTAATGGAAAAAACAgagatggaattttaaaatcaatatatattCTAGTTTTAATTGTCTAATTTCAAACTATACAACTGTAAAATGTCAAAATTACTTCAGACTTGAGTTAAGTACTATGAGTTCCTGTTACCCCAACAATTCACACTAATTTTTAGAAATCCCCTACTTTAGCTTCTAGTTTTACCTATTCAATGTTTTAGGACAACTACCACTTAGAATTAAAACATTTCTATCAAATTAGATAATTACAGGTGCACAGCACCTTATTCCTATTTTTCCATTATCAGGTTACaatagatcttttttttcccattggttAGGATTAGTAGGttttactaaaatatatacaCTCCCTTATAACAATGGTATTTAACTAATCAAATGGAAGTTAACATTAAGATATCCCATTTTCAAACCATTAGAGCCAACCTTACATGTAGGTGTAAagcactattttaaatattatttgatgagaggacaacaaaaatatttttatcaaagaaGCATTAAATAACAGTATTAGATCTGAGTTACCTTATTGGTTAACCAGACTGATTTCAAAGTTATATAGCATTACCACCTCATACAAAATCACTTACTTATTTTCAGTATCTGCCACTGGATGTTCTTCACCTTCAGGTGTTTCCTCAGTCGCATTTGATTGATCCAAGTCACTGCAATTATAAGATATTTGTTTCTGAATGTATTTGGGGGACTctctaaggaaagaaagaaaaagaaaagcatctaGGTCCATTTACATGTAGTTGAAAGAGTTTGCatacaataacaaaaatttcTACATTAAGTTTTCCTGCTAAAATTCTCTACtagagaaaaacaatataaacCACTGGTTAAGTTAGTTCACATACTTTTAAGTCAAAGTTGTATTGGCTTAtcattttttaagtattaaagTCCAATAGTTAGAATAGGACTTATTAAACTCAAATTAGAACATCCAAATAATTCCAATGAAAAGCTATATATTCATACAAAAAAAACAGTAACATACTGATGTGTAGAAAAATTGGTCATTCAATATAGTATAACCCAAACTATCCCATAAGACATTATCTTATTCAATAATAGTTGAGACTACAGCATACATTCTAtctcagaaacaaaatttaatacaCGTATAGTTATCTCCAGAAAACTTGTTTTAAACTTGTATCTAGTAAAGGATCagtactgaaatttttaaaaatcagaataccAACGTTAATTCATCTTTGACAGTTCCCCAGTTGTGAGATCCGCTACCTCCACGTTTATCCTCATGCTTCAGGCCACTGTAATGTGAAAAAGAACTAACAAAACTGAGTTAACATAATACTCTTTAGttttagaaattcaaattttattttgtattaaattaacacattaaaatgtataaatgaaataaCAACCAATATAAGACTTACGATCTATCACTTCCACTATGCCTATCAAATTCACGTTTGCCACGAGAATCAAATCCATCTCCTCGACCCATTCCACGTCCGCGGCCTCCTCGACCCCTTCCAAGACCACCACGACCTCGGATGGGTCGGTCAATAATTGGTCtacaatacaaattttaaaagtatacctTTGAGGTTTCAAGAAAAAGGAATAGGACAGAAAAGCTCAAAAATACAGAACATGCTTACTGGCTCATAACCCAACAGCTAAATACATACTTCAGAAAATTTAAGTGTATTTCTAAACATGTGAACTGTGAAAACCCTCTCCCCAcaaattattttagcattttgtAAAACACTATCAGTGAAtataccttttcatttttattcactgTATCGAACCTGCTATTCACCAATAcacttaaaatacatataaccTATATATCAGGTAATTTGTTTTACTACGAGCAATTAACCAACAATATTATCCTTTTAAAAACACCTAGGGAGagtaaggggggaaaaaagatctAAGTTTCAAATGTTATCCAAAGGTCTAAGTAAATCCTCACATTCAAGAtgtttctctggaaaaaaatgacagaaataatcAGTAACACTGCTTGCTACCTGGAAATTATGCCCAATTTATAGCTTCATGTTAAGATGTAAACGAGACTTCCTTTTAAAATCTTACCTATCAACTGAAAATTCGCCTCCTTCACCCTTTTCTTCAAGTGGTTTGTCAAATCTCCTTTCACGAGGCGGTCGCCTTTCTGGTCTTCTATCAATTATTTTCCCTTCACCCTGAAGTTGTTGATCAGGTCTTCTTCCAACACGTCTTATTCCTAAAAGGACAAATAACCAGCAGAAATAAATTATctttgcaaaaacaaaatttaggCCAAGGCTATTAAACAGGCAAACACTGGGCATCCCCAATGTATAACAAAGTACTTTAAGgaaattcctatttatttttatcttaaatctAGTTTGCCACCCCCAGCAAGCATTTTCTATAATGCCTTAGAAGTCATTTGGGCAGCCATTACTCTTTCCAAAATGTCAGtctcttaataaaaaatattaggtTGGGGGTATAGTTCAGGGTGGGGCACTTGCAAAAGtatcttccccccccccaaagaatcaggaaataaaacaaaaacaaaaaacactttaagcaatatataaaaaaaaaaatagggggaaTAAGGGTGTATTTCAGTGATACAGCATGtgttagcatgtgcaaggccctaggatCAGCACgtacacacacagaggaaacttATGGCACTAAATGACAGCTGAAGGACTTACTGATTTTTCCCATTACTACTGTTTTCCTGTTAATGTCTGAGGACCACAGTCCAATAAGGAAACCAATATGAATTACTGATGGCCTTAGGAATAAATAGATGATGGTTAAATACATGACTAAAATTCCAGGTATGCTGTAATTCCCAAGTCAGTTCTGACAAAGTCAAAAATAAGCTGAGAAATGGATTTTACAAGATCTTAAATTACTTCACGTTGATTCTTTCGAAGAAAGTAAAATACCATCACTATATATCCAATTGCTCACATGCCTGTAGCTAGAACAAAACTGCAAttatctatctttttttaaataaaactttaagctTCAATCCCTGAAAACTCTCAGGACAAACCACAAATACAGACCTTACaccaaaacatttaaataaatttcatcaGAAGTATAATGGTTGGGGCGGAGCTATGCAACTAGTCCTTATAATGATATCCAAGCCAAACACACCCAAATGAACAATGACTGGCTTCCCCACCCAACATTCAGCATTAGTCctacaaaatctaaaaaaaacttattgccaacacaaaaaataaactcaTCTAAcgaaatgattgatttttttaaaaaaatgcaagctTCTTCTGATGTACTTATCTATACTCACAAATCAAGTGCACTAGATTCCACACTTTTTATTACACACACATCCCATACACCAAAAGCCTACACTACACTCAGTGACTTTCTACTTTATCAATTCTCAATTTCTTCAAATGCACAAAGAACAAACTCTAAAATTTGCATAAGACAAACATTAAACAATTCTATAAAGTACATCTAGAATTGTGATCAAAAAGGCACACAACATGGGTGGATCAGAGTACTAAGAATAGGGATTTTGTTTACAGGTCTGTCTCTCCTCAATAACAGAATACTGAGAGGTGAAAGGTTTTGAAAATGAGTATTTGTCATCCAACATTTTCCCTACATTTATAAGCTTGTGTTTTATCCAATTTCAGGTTAAAACTGCAAGTGCTCTGAGATACTCAGGAAAATATTGATAGCTAATATGGAATAGTTTTCCCAAGGAAAGAATGTCAAAATTAATCCTCCttataaatttacaaaataatttcctACAACTGCAACATGAAATAAGAACTCATTTCATGGATGTGCTTCATGGTCAAAACAGCTTAAGTACTTAAATCATGTTTCATGCtttgaacatttaaaatgaacacaTTCATCAGGTGCACCTTTGATTTGTTTTAGactcatttttttcatgtaatttcttTGAATTAGTGTGATCAAGGATCAGCATAGTGTAATTAATCACACAAGCCAGAGTTCCTTAACACTGGAACTAAATGCTTTATTCAACTGTGATAAGACTGCCATAAAGCTTAATTGGCTGAATAGATACTTGGCCTAAGTGGTGTACACATGCTTTCTAATACTACAACTTAAGCCTTCTTCTCTCCAGTCTATAATTTTAACTCaggaattttttctttccttctgttcatCACCTAGATCCTAGATTTTTTCATTCCAATCCCCACAAaagaccatttaaaaatattctaagagaTACCTAGCACAAGCTAATGAGAAACAACCACTTTCAGGAGCACGTGGCAGCAAGGAGTAATTTCAACTTTCAACATATAAAGGCAATTCTAAAGATTCCTGAAATCTACTTGCTACTGATCATACTCGATTTTTTCTTATCCCCAACTGTTTTGCTCTTTTTCATTCACAAGAAACTAGTAAGGAGGAAGAATGCAAAAATTACAACCCTGTAAAACTCAGTGCCCTGGAACTACAACTGCCTGCCTGCAAAATCCTGACCATGCTTCACGCACATGTTGAGGAAAAGCTGCGCTCTAAAGAGGTGTGCAGCGGAAAGGTTTGACAGCCTCTGCACTCTTTCACCCACGAGGTCCAGACCAAGTCAGACCATTTGAAATGGTGAGTGCACAGTCGGGAGAATGGATCTTGACACGAGGGCAAGCCTCAAGATTTCCTGCAATAACCACTCTTCATTCAGCATTCAGCTTAAGCGAGTGTAGCCAAATTCCTCTCTCCAAGAGTATAATTCATTGAAGCAACTTATAATAATATTGTACGAGTTAAAGCAGAGGAGGGGAACAATAAAGCACAGATGGCACCTCAAACAGCATCTTACTTCACAATATCTAGTAGCCTTGAGCACAGAAGGGGCTCAAGTAGAAACTATGAGCCCCAGCTTTCTATTGGGGTACCCTGCGCCATCATGGGACAAGATGGCAGGACAGGATCCCAAAGCAGAGACCAGCACTTCACAGGAGCACGCTGAGAAAGAGTTCTGCCCAGGAAGCAGCTGTGGATCCCAAGCTTCTCAGCAACTGCAAGAGGCTGCTAAAAAGCGGCTGGCTTCCCCTCACTCAGCCCATGCGCTCGCCCGCCAAGGAATCCGGCGGGAAGGCGTCAGCCCCGCAGCACCCGAGCTCGCACGCTCCCTGTTCCCAGTCAGGGGCGGGAAGGGGGTGGCTCCGCGAACCTTGCAGGCGGCGGCGTGAACTTGGGACTACCTAGCTCCCAGCACCTTCGCAGGACCTGGCTTTTGTCGCGTGGGGAAAACGTGGAGAAATCGGCGGCAAAGTCTCTCGCGGAGCCTCGGGGCTCCAGAAGCAAGTGGcagtcccctctctccttccctctaccTCGGAACTCCCCACCTCCTACCCCGGCTTTACCTTCTTTCTTAAGAGCCACGGGCGGCTGCGTCTCCTCTTTCTTGTCAGCCACGCCAACGTTGGGGGGCAGCGGGTTCTTGCGGTCTTTCTGGGACTCTTTACGCAGCTGTTTGCCTGCCGCGTTGGAGTTGGTCTGGGCCGCGGCCTGAGCTGCGCTCTTGGCCCCAGGTCCCCCAACGCCGCCCCCGCCggcttcttttttcttgttctctgCTGCTTTCAGCACCTCGAAGGGGTCCGATTCATCATCAAATAACTGGTCGAATCGGTTGGTGACCACGCAGCCGAAGCCTTCCTGTAGGTGCCCAGGCATGATGGTGGCTCGGCGGCGCGTTCCTCCACGGATTGCAGCGGGCCGCGCCGAGCCAAGAGCGCCTGCTTCAGCTCTTCCCACAAGATGGCCGGGCCGAGAGAGGGGGGCCGTCTTCTCTTCCGGCGCCAGGCACGCATCCGGGAGCGGCCAGCGTCGCAAGGCACTATGGGGCACGTAGGCCGGAGTCGTTTCTCTTGAGGTGGCTACCCGCGCAGGAACTACAATTCCCAGTGTGCACAGCTCGATAGCTCTTCGCGCGCGCCTGAGAGGCGGGATCTCGCAGCGCGAGTGAAGCGTGCGAGCTGGAGGAGAAGCTTGGTGGTGGGCGGAGTCCTACCACCTGCTCTTGTCACTCTTAAACTCGCTAGGTCTTTAGTTACCCTGAGAACAGGAAAACGTGACGGCACATTTTGTTCACGAAAGTGCTCTGTCTTTGGTTTCACTCGCCCTGCCTCTAGCCCAAGGCCAACTTTCTCCACCTCTGCGGGAGGGTCAAGGTGACTCCCAGACCTCACTACAGAGACTCGCAAACTTCCGGGGGAGGGGGTGCTGCACCGGCTTCCTAAGGCTGCGCCCGGTCTGCCGCGAGTGCCTAACTACTCTGGTGCTGAAGTCCTTCGTTAGCACTCCATAACGAATTCGTGCTCTTCTGTTTAATGTTAGGCGGAATACTGCGCTTCCTCTCTCGGGGACATGAACTCGGGTGcagaaataaccaaaaaaaacaaGTGGAACTATCACATGGGAGTGTTGCGCGCCTTTCCTGGGCATAGCGACCGCTGCTTAAGAGCTGTTAAGCTTTGATAGTGCAGCACTAGGAGCTGTGCAAACCTCCAAAGAAGTGTGTAGATTCACTAGAATCATTCCAATTAATCGGTCTTTAGTATCCTGTAAGTCAAGGCTTATAGGTGGCCGTCGTGTTCGTAAATTGTGCTCAAGATATGTTTTAGAACATCTTGGGTGTACGCGTGAGGGgaagaaaatatgttcaaaattcAGTTAATAATGAATTGGTATTGGTAGTAGTTAAGAATATTAAATCCCACTAAGACATTACAGTGACAAGGCTTATTCAAGCATATTTGATAACACTGTAAATGTTTAAATATGTGGTAATTGTAAAGCCTTTTTCCATTGAcataaaatacaatagaaaatgcATCTCTCGAAGTGACAGGTGCTAGGAATAGTTTAATCTCAACGTCTTGTTAGTTAAGTAGTTGCCTCCTTTTCACAGGTGATGAAacaattttcagaggtgaaatgacttaCCACTTTCACACTTCTATATGTGCTGGTGCCAGGCATTAACTAACTCCACTATGAGAGTGCTGGCATCAACCCTTGAATCCAGTCTTTGCCCTGATAGAAGTTAAGACAGTTACTGAATTTCCAGCATCTAATAAGATTTAAGCACTGTTTCCCGTCAGGGTATGTTACATGGGTGAATGTAATATTATCAAATACTGAGATTTTAAATCAATTCCTTAAAAAGAAGACAGTCACATTACATAAAAAAACCTCAAGTAtcctatttcctatttttcttgcctctctaTCCTCCCCAACTTCTCAAAGTtgtttatttccctgttgtctcagTTCCTCCCACATTCACCCCCATCCCCCCCTCCCTTCCATGCCTCTGGTTTTTGTGACTCTAACCAAGAGATAATGGAGCTCTTATCCTTGTACTTCCCAAGTTTTGAAAATAGTTCAAGTGCAGTTTGGAAGCTCTCCATACTTCAgcagctttgattttttttttttttttggtgttggatGGTGgttaccaagaattgaacccagtggtgcttaaccactgaacaaaatcctcagccctttttgagacacagtcttgctaagttgcttaggaccttactaaattgctgaggttgtccttGAACCTTCAATccatctgcctctgcctcttgagaTACTGagactataggtgtgtgccacctcatcAGGCTACATCAGCAGCTTTGAGGTATCTGCCACAAAAACAATATTAATAACTAATCTTGATATTTTACCATGGTCTTAGTGCAGTTTACATGTgtgacctcatttaatcctcacatcaACTCTGAGAAAGgtgtttttattcccattttaaggcaagaaaaatgaagcccCAAAAGCTGAGTATCTTACCCACCTATACTACAGTGTGGGGAGTGGGAAGAGCCCGTctgtagtcattttttttctccattaaagATCACTGGTTTCCCAGACAGATCCTCATGACTAACAAGCGTCATTATACTAAGAAATACGCAGTTCCAAGGAGAACTGTCTAACTATGAATTTATGAATCTCACTTATGATTCTCAGAGAATTTACCTATTAAGATAACTTTAAAATGTTATGAGTAAACATTTGTGGAAAAGGGGAGAATCTTGTAAGAAActttctccccttctcttttcttcctgaattTTGACTAGtccagaaaagtttttaaaagcctATTTTAAAGTACAAATGAAGGTTAAGATGGTAAGTCTTTTATatcttacaattattttataactattttcactagtatttccttaaaaaaaatttatagtggTAGGTagaaagaatgcctttattttacttgtttattttgatgtggtgctgaggatggaacccagtgccacacactgctactgagctaaagccccagcccctaatattttctttttcctaagaaacaaaaatagtctttagggctggagatgtagttcaatggtagagttcttgcctagcatgaatgaggtcCTGGGTCTGACCTCCAGCACCAAAATACACGTGCATATctatagtctttaaaaatatttaaaacttttaccA
This sequence is a window from Marmota flaviventris isolate mMarFla1 chromosome 10, mMarFla1.hap1, whole genome shotgun sequence. Protein-coding genes within it:
- the Serbp1 gene encoding SERPINE1 mRNA-binding protein 1 isoform X4; translated protein: MPGHLQEGFGCVVTNRFDQLFDDESDPFEVLKAAENKKKEAGGGGVGGPGAKSAAQAAAQTNSNAAGKQLRKESQKDRKNPLPPNVGVADKKEETQPPVALKKEGIRRVGRRPDQQLQGEGKIIDRRPERRPPRERRFDKPLEEKGEGGEFSVDRPIIDRPIRGRGGLGRGRGGRGRGMGRGDGFDSRGKREFDRHSGSDRSGLKHEDKRGGSGSHNWGTVKDELTDLDQSNATEETPEGEEHPVADTENKENEVEEVKEEGPKEMTLDEWKAIQNKDRAKVEFNIRKPNEGADGQWKKGFVLHKSKSEEAHAEDSVMDHHFRKPANDITSQLEINFGDLGRPGRGGRGGRGGRGRGGRPNRGSRTDKSSASAPDVDDPEAFPALA
- the Serbp1 gene encoding SERPINE1 mRNA-binding protein 1 isoform X2; amino-acid sequence: MPGHLQEGFGCVVTNRFDQLFDDESDPFEVLKAAENKKKEAGGGGVGGPGAKSAAQAAAQTNSNAAGKQLRKESQKDRKNPLPPNVGVADKKEETQPPVALKKEGIRRVGRRPDQQLQGEGKIIDRRPERRPPRERRFDKPLEEKGEGGEFSVDRPIIDRPIRGRGGLGRGRGGRGRGMGRGDGFDSRGKREFDRHSGSDRSGLKHEDKRGGSGSHNWGTVKDELTESPKYIQKQISYNCSDLDQSNATEETPEGEEHPVADTENKENEVEEVKEEGPKEMTLDEWKAIQNKDRAKVEFNIRKPNEGADGQWKKGFVLHKSKSEEAHAEDSVMDHHFRKPANDITSQLEINFGDLGRPGRGGRGGRGGRGRGGRPNRGSRTDKSSASAPDVDDPEAFPALA
- the Serbp1 gene encoding SERPINE1 mRNA-binding protein 1 isoform X3, producing the protein MPGHLQEGFGCVVTNRFDQLFDDESDPFEVLKAAENKKKEAGGGGVGGPGAKSAAQAAAQTNSNAAGKQLRKESQKDRKNPLPPNVGVADKKEETQPPVALKKEGIRRVGRRPDQQLQGEGKIIDRRPERRPPRERRFDKPLEEKGEGGEFSVDRPIIDRPIRGRGGLGRGRGGRGRGMGRGDGFDSRGKREFDRHSGSDRSSFSHYSGLKHEDKRGGSGSHNWGTVKDELTDLDQSNATEETPEGEEHPVADTENKENEVEEVKEEGPKEMTLDEWKAIQNKDRAKVEFNIRKPNEGADGQWKKGFVLHKSKSEEAHAEDSVMDHHFRKPANDITSQLEINFGDLGRPGRGGRGGRGGRGRGGRPNRGSRTDKSSASAPDVDDPEAFPALA
- the Serbp1 gene encoding SERPINE1 mRNA-binding protein 1 isoform X1, with product MPGHLQEGFGCVVTNRFDQLFDDESDPFEVLKAAENKKKEAGGGGVGGPGAKSAAQAAAQTNSNAAGKQLRKESQKDRKNPLPPNVGVADKKEETQPPVALKKEGIRRVGRRPDQQLQGEGKIIDRRPERRPPRERRFDKPLEEKGEGGEFSVDRPIIDRPIRGRGGLGRGRGGRGRGMGRGDGFDSRGKREFDRHSGSDRSSFSHYSGLKHEDKRGGSGSHNWGTVKDELTESPKYIQKQISYNCSDLDQSNATEETPEGEEHPVADTENKENEVEEVKEEGPKEMTLDEWKAIQNKDRAKVEFNIRKPNEGADGQWKKGFVLHKSKSEEAHAEDSVMDHHFRKPANDITSQLEINFGDLGRPGRGGRGGRGGRGRGGRPNRGSRTDKSSASAPDVDDPEAFPALA